From Alienimonas californiensis, a single genomic window includes:
- a CDS encoding MDR/zinc-dependent alcohol dehydrogenase-like family protein, with the protein MLSAPGRVELTDVPLPDPPPNGVRVRLDGCGVCHSNLPVFEGRDWFEYPRPPGSPGHEGWGVIDALGSGVTGWSEGDRVGLMSDAAYAEFDVCPAANLARLPAAAADGSPATGPFPAEPLACAVNVFARSGIEPGMNVVVVGVGFLGAILVRLVTNAGANVTAVSRRDFSLGVAESQGAKQRVTLGDNWETIAAVRESVGDEGADVVIECTGLQQPLDVAAELVKVRGRLVIAGYHQDGLRSVNLQSWNWRGIDVINAHERDPQVYTRGMQRAAELVADGTLDPAPLLTHRFAFTDVGVADAFAALGGRPDGFLKGWLDMRGAE; encoded by the coding sequence GTGCTCTCCGCCCCCGGCCGCGTCGAACTCACCGACGTCCCCCTGCCCGACCCGCCGCCGAACGGCGTGCGCGTGCGGCTGGACGGCTGTGGCGTGTGCCATTCCAACCTGCCGGTCTTCGAAGGCCGCGACTGGTTCGAGTACCCCCGCCCGCCCGGCTCCCCCGGCCACGAGGGTTGGGGCGTGATCGACGCCCTCGGCTCCGGGGTGACGGGCTGGAGCGAAGGCGACCGCGTGGGCCTGATGAGCGACGCCGCCTACGCGGAGTTCGACGTCTGCCCCGCCGCCAACCTCGCCCGCCTGCCGGCCGCCGCCGCCGACGGCTCCCCCGCGACGGGGCCCTTCCCCGCCGAGCCGCTGGCCTGTGCGGTGAACGTCTTCGCCCGGTCGGGGATCGAACCGGGAATGAACGTCGTGGTGGTAGGCGTCGGCTTTCTGGGCGCGATCCTCGTTCGGCTGGTGACCAACGCCGGGGCGAACGTGACCGCCGTGAGTCGCCGGGACTTCTCGCTGGGAGTCGCGGAGAGTCAGGGGGCGAAGCAGCGCGTGACGCTGGGAGACAACTGGGAGACAATCGCCGCGGTGCGGGAGTCCGTCGGAGACGAGGGCGCCGACGTCGTGATCGAATGCACCGGACTCCAGCAACCGCTCGACGTCGCGGCGGAGTTGGTGAAGGTCCGCGGCCGGCTGGTGATCGCCGGCTATCACCAGGACGGCCTCCGCAGCGTGAACCTGCAAAGCTGGAACTGGCGGGGGATCGACGTGATCAACGCCCACGAACGCGACCCGCAGGTCTATACCCGCGGCATGCAGCGGGCCGCGGAACTGGTGGCGGACGGAACCCTCGACCCGGCGCCGCTGCTGACCCATCGATTTGCCTTCACCGACGTGGGCGTCGCCGACGCCTTCGCCGCCCTCGGCGGCCGCCCCGACGGCTTCCTCAAGGGCTGGCTGGACATGCGGGGGGCGGAGTGA